From the genome of Streptomyces sp. NBC_00659, one region includes:
- a CDS encoding GOLPH3/VPS74 family protein → MTTAKDLFIIALDLKHPVGQGDLSLALAGAELIDLIGAGAVAVDGDRIVPAGPPPPGDRFLGEAAAALTQEAPHERIADWLWRRGRDLAAAYQADLEQNGELKPQRSSRLSFGPESLEPVDTPARRRAADRWKEKEPVLTALAAVLGTDDEGSDDETDLDDEAVTMVVAAVHDAVMELEAVRQRRTIENAAFANLWRGP, encoded by the coding sequence ATGACCACGGCGAAAGATCTGTTCATCATCGCCTTGGACCTGAAGCATCCCGTGGGGCAGGGTGACCTGTCCCTCGCACTCGCGGGTGCCGAGCTGATCGATCTCATCGGTGCAGGGGCGGTCGCTGTGGACGGCGACCGGATCGTGCCGGCTGGACCGCCGCCGCCGGGCGATCGATTCCTGGGCGAGGCTGCGGCAGCTCTCACTCAGGAGGCCCCCCACGAGCGGATCGCGGACTGGCTGTGGCGCCGGGGCCGAGACCTCGCGGCCGCATACCAGGCCGACCTGGAGCAGAACGGTGAGCTGAAGCCACAGCGAAGCAGCCGGTTGTCCTTCGGCCCGGAAAGCCTGGAACCGGTCGATACGCCCGCGCGCCGCCGGGCAGCCGACCGCTGGAAAGAGAAGGAACCCGTCCTGACCGCCCTCGCCGCAGTCCTGGGCACCGACGACGAAGGATCCGACGACGAGACCGACCTCGATGACGAGGCCGTGACGATGGTGGTGGCCGCCGTCCACGACGCGGTGATGGAGCTGGAGGCCGTACGCCAGCGGCGAACCATCGAGAACGCGGCCTTCGCCAACCTCTGGCGCGGACCGTGA
- a CDS encoding GNAT family N-acetyltransferase, with amino-acid sequence MSTRRITVDVTDRIDDVDIVQWEQVATGSIAPVHYTRAYLRAYETSPLSPFLAARYVTVTEAGRTLAVLPCYLQKQGDPYGFLSAAGIEGADGPALLGHNWYCYDTRVPVRATGPGQRPRVLGAVLDALRDLAAADGARTAGLVSVPEGDPVLDVARDKGWQVAPIVTRYQLPLHSAAGDSFDSYDSYLATLGARTRRTIRQYLRRAADAGVSTAVEAPRPDFLRTVGDLTRRTAAKYGSADMYPESAFTDFVLALGDNARVVRVDRGEQTLAAAVVLLDEERLHMWAGGTSHATLDGFSPNYLLWATEIRMAIEWRKRWVEGGRSNAPMKTRHGMRPLRLFACVAPSGG; translated from the coding sequence TTGAGCACGCGGCGGATCACGGTCGATGTCACCGACCGCATCGATGATGTCGACATCGTCCAGTGGGAACAGGTGGCCACGGGGAGCATCGCGCCCGTCCACTACACCCGCGCGTATCTGCGCGCCTATGAGACAAGCCCGTTGAGCCCGTTCCTCGCGGCCCGCTATGTGACGGTGACCGAAGCGGGCCGCACCCTTGCCGTGCTGCCGTGCTATCTCCAGAAGCAGGGTGACCCGTACGGCTTCCTGAGCGCTGCCGGCATCGAGGGGGCGGACGGCCCGGCGCTCCTCGGGCACAACTGGTACTGCTACGACACCCGGGTGCCCGTACGCGCGACCGGCCCCGGACAACGGCCGCGCGTTCTCGGAGCCGTGCTGGACGCTCTACGGGACCTGGCGGCCGCCGACGGTGCCCGGACCGCGGGACTCGTGAGTGTCCCCGAGGGCGACCCGGTCCTCGACGTCGCGCGGGACAAGGGGTGGCAGGTGGCACCGATCGTCACCCGGTACCAACTCCCGCTGCACAGTGCGGCGGGGGACTCCTTCGACTCGTACGACTCCTATCTCGCCACCCTCGGAGCCCGCACCCGGCGCACGATCCGCCAGTATCTGCGGCGCGCGGCGGACGCGGGTGTCAGCACAGCCGTCGAGGCACCGCGCCCCGACTTCCTCCGCACGGTGGGCGACCTCACCCGCCGCACGGCAGCGAAGTACGGCAGCGCCGACATGTATCCCGAGAGCGCCTTCACCGATTTCGTCCTGGCTCTGGGCGACAACGCCCGTGTGGTCCGCGTCGACCGAGGCGAGCAGACTCTGGCCGCCGCGGTCGTCCTCCTCGACGAGGAGCGCCTGCACATGTGGGCGGGCGGCACCAGCCACGCCACCCTCGACGGGTTCAGCCCCAACTACCTTCTGTGGGCCACGGAGATCCGTATGGCCATCGAATGGCGCAAGCGCTGGGTGGAGGGCGGCCGCAGCAACGCGCCCATGAAGACCCGCCACGGCATGAGACCCCTGCGCCTGTTCGCCTGCGTCGCCCCGTCCGGGGGCTGA
- a CDS encoding DUF4910 domain-containing protein, with protein MPGSLTDLVAGIHHGIDADEAMCWVARLTEWDRYQGSRGIAAAADFVAGEAERAGLAGVEILNFPADGRTSWWTFTAPSSWTPRSARLSLPGRTALVDYPTQPYTLAAHSAAARGEAPLVHAQDDRWPPGAVVLVPSVAGLDGKLFARMRVERAGGFCVRTGSDRADGAGRVELPGGSALFGFSVVPGQMDALLRAYHRGERARVDVDVDTAPARMPVVVARTPAGSGSAPPLPDACLITAHLCHPAPGANDNASGVAAALAAGRVLAARRLRRPVRFLWAPEFVGLAAYVHRLVEEGRGPLPMMAVDLDMVGQDQRRCGGPLIVEHSPEYLPHFANALVEACVRALPPAAHSYSGAVGCDVWAWRTTPFVGASDHAVLADRAIGCPAVQLGHWPDRFNHSGADTLDKVDPQELRRSAAIAASAAAVAATAGAQEADRLAHVLTRWTARRMTACLPPDDDPLAPGLLSRRWRYGRDALDTLRPLGAGRDVLERQADLMADLHHTLSKAWDEVPAAARGGPSLHRSWPGPFNLRALMGAVDETDRQWFQRRLADDRGRFYASAMALAQSVDGVSGSAGVVRTAQLDAGIRWEPGFGERFLAAMAAAGWVKEKDGDGAEGEEPS; from the coding sequence ATGCCGGGTAGTCTCACCGACCTCGTCGCCGGGATCCATCACGGCATCGACGCCGACGAGGCGATGTGCTGGGTCGCCCGGCTCACCGAATGGGACCGCTACCAGGGGTCGAGGGGCATCGCCGCCGCGGCCGACTTCGTGGCGGGCGAGGCCGAACGCGCCGGGCTTGCCGGGGTGGAGATCCTGAACTTCCCCGCCGACGGCCGTACCTCGTGGTGGACATTCACCGCGCCCTCCTCGTGGACCCCTCGCTCCGCGCGACTGTCGCTTCCCGGCCGGACCGCACTGGTCGACTATCCGACCCAGCCGTACACCCTCGCCGCCCACTCGGCCGCCGCACGCGGTGAAGCCCCCCTCGTGCACGCGCAGGACGACCGGTGGCCGCCGGGCGCCGTGGTCCTGGTTCCGTCCGTGGCGGGCCTCGACGGGAAGCTGTTCGCCCGGATGCGGGTCGAGCGGGCGGGCGGTTTCTGCGTGAGAACCGGCTCCGACCGGGCGGACGGGGCAGGCCGCGTCGAACTGCCGGGCGGCAGCGCCCTGTTCGGGTTCAGCGTGGTGCCCGGTCAGATGGACGCGCTCCTGCGTGCCTACCACCGGGGCGAACGTGCCCGCGTGGACGTCGACGTCGACACCGCCCCCGCGCGGATGCCGGTGGTCGTCGCCCGTACCCCGGCCGGATCCGGATCCGCGCCGCCGTTGCCCGACGCCTGCCTGATCACCGCCCACCTGTGCCACCCCGCACCCGGCGCCAACGACAACGCCTCCGGAGTCGCGGCCGCCCTCGCGGCCGGGCGGGTCCTGGCGGCCCGACGCCTGCGCCGTCCCGTCCGGTTCCTCTGGGCACCCGAGTTCGTGGGGCTCGCCGCCTACGTCCACCGGCTCGTGGAGGAGGGCCGGGGACCACTGCCTATGATGGCGGTCGATCTCGACATGGTGGGCCAGGACCAGCGGCGCTGCGGGGGCCCGCTGATCGTCGAACACAGCCCGGAGTACCTGCCCCACTTCGCGAACGCCCTGGTCGAGGCCTGTGTCCGGGCCCTGCCACCGGCCGCGCACTCCTACAGCGGGGCCGTCGGCTGTGACGTCTGGGCGTGGCGTACGACCCCGTTCGTCGGCGCCTCCGACCACGCGGTCCTCGCCGACCGCGCCATCGGCTGTCCCGCCGTCCAACTGGGCCACTGGCCCGACCGGTTCAACCACTCCGGCGCCGACACCCTCGACAAGGTCGACCCGCAGGAACTGCGCCGGTCCGCCGCGATCGCCGCGTCCGCTGCCGCCGTCGCCGCGACGGCCGGTGCCCAGGAAGCCGACCGGCTCGCCCACGTCCTCACCCGCTGGACGGCACGCCGGATGACCGCCTGCCTGCCGCCCGACGACGACCCGCTCGCCCCCGGTCTGCTGAGCCGCCGTTGGCGGTACGGGCGGGACGCGCTGGACACCCTGCGGCCGCTGGGCGCCGGCCGCGACGTCCTCGAACGGCAGGCGGACCTCATGGCCGATCTGCACCACACCCTGTCGAAGGCCTGGGACGAGGTTCCCGCGGCAGCCCGTGGGGGCCCGAGCCTGCACAGGTCATGGCCGGGCCCCTTCAACCTCCGTGCCCTGATGGGAGCCGTGGACGAGACCGACCGGCAGTGGTTCCAGCGCCGGCTCGCCGACGACCGGGGCCGGTTCTACGCCTCCGCGATGGCCCTGGCGCAGAGCGTCGACGGAGTGTCCGGTTCGGCGGGCGTGGTCCGAACCGCCCAGCTCGACGCGGGAATCCGCTGGGAGCCGGGCTTCGGCGAACGATTCCTGGCCGCGATGGCCGCAGCGGGCTGGGTGAAGGAGAAGGACGGAGACGGGGCAGAGGGAGAGGAACCGAGTTGA
- a CDS encoding aminotransferase class I/II-fold pyridoxal phosphate-dependent enzyme, with amino-acid sequence MSDARRQEGPPWYLTFFGEDFWAVADHEYTPERTAAETDYLAAVLDASAPGRRVLDLGCGTGRHAVALAAREFGVTGADAGGWALERAQGAAKAAGVRADWLRLDLLRELPWPVGEFDAVVCVQSFGWGSDAQQLRLLREVRRVLVPDGLLILDHSNVLAIAGNYVPEATFETEGLRADFRRAYRVASGRSTGEIEVRRGDAEPVVIHDDVRMYQPAEVHDLLTRAGFTVERVDADFTVGREPAPTTRYVQFVARSRASTAAAITTWKGTREETRPSALDLRWSPDEIEFVRPWVDAAFRGAYDDGGLAELSRAYPLSDPYSADLAAPVLSGHFGLDLAPGAVTAGAGATGLLHACAALALPGPVLHLAGGHPDLPRWAARLGAGTITTRFEDLTADLDRHTPSVLVLDRPTITGDLFGRERLAEIAEAARACGTTVVLDEAYAVYAGPGASCVPAVAEHPNLIVLRSMSKGYCCGGLRVGFAFAAPELTQRLREIAPPLGAGGAGLAVALRLLARGDVFGALRTRIAEVKPVVARTLRRTGLKVTEGADCLPWVTVEGERDANPVWERHGVRVKEIGAGEAGFGGRPGDAVGVGRRDSPLYKIAVPLSEARLTAFRDAFADAG; translated from the coding sequence ATGAGCGATGCCCGCCGCCAGGAGGGTCCTCCCTGGTATCTCACCTTCTTCGGGGAGGACTTCTGGGCCGTCGCGGACCACGAGTACACGCCCGAACGCACGGCGGCCGAGACCGACTACCTTGCCGCCGTCCTCGACGCCTCGGCCCCCGGCCGCCGCGTCCTCGACCTGGGCTGCGGCACCGGCCGCCACGCCGTCGCCCTCGCCGCAAGGGAGTTCGGCGTCACCGGGGCCGACGCCGGGGGCTGGGCGCTGGAGCGTGCTCAGGGCGCCGCGAAGGCGGCGGGTGTCCGGGCCGACTGGCTGCGGCTCGATCTGCTGCGCGAACTGCCGTGGCCTGTCGGTGAGTTCGACGCCGTCGTCTGCGTCCAGTCGTTCGGCTGGGGGAGTGACGCCCAGCAACTGAGGCTGCTCCGGGAAGTCCGCCGGGTGCTCGTCCCGGACGGGCTGCTGATCCTCGACCACTCCAACGTGCTGGCCATCGCCGGAAACTACGTGCCGGAAGCCACCTTCGAGACCGAGGGCCTGCGCGCCGACTTCCGCCGTGCCTACCGTGTGGCCTCCGGCCGCAGCACCGGCGAGATCGAGGTACGGCGGGGCGACGCGGAGCCGGTGGTCATCCACGACGACGTTCGGATGTACCAGCCGGCCGAGGTGCACGACCTGCTGACCCGCGCCGGCTTCACCGTCGAGCGCGTCGACGCGGACTTCACCGTCGGCCGGGAGCCCGCCCCGACGACGCGCTACGTCCAGTTCGTCGCCCGGAGCCGCGCGAGCACTGCGGCGGCGATCACCACGTGGAAGGGGACGCGGGAGGAGACCCGCCCGTCCGCGCTGGACCTGCGCTGGTCGCCGGACGAGATCGAGTTCGTACGACCGTGGGTCGACGCGGCCTTCCGGGGCGCGTACGACGACGGCGGCCTCGCCGAACTCTCGCGCGCCTACCCCCTGTCCGACCCCTATTCCGCGGACCTGGCCGCACCCGTGCTGTCCGGGCACTTCGGGCTGGACCTCGCACCCGGCGCGGTGACAGCCGGGGCGGGTGCCACCGGTCTGCTGCACGCGTGCGCGGCGCTGGCCCTGCCCGGACCCGTACTGCATCTGGCCGGCGGCCACCCGGACCTGCCGCGCTGGGCCGCCCGCCTCGGCGCCGGGACGATCACCACCCGGTTCGAGGACCTGACCGCCGACCTCGACCGCCACACCCCCTCGGTCCTCGTACTGGACCGGCCCACGATCACCGGAGACCTCTTCGGAAGGGAGCGGCTGGCGGAGATCGCCGAGGCCGCCCGCGCGTGCGGCACGACCGTCGTCCTCGACGAGGCGTACGCCGTCTACGCCGGGCCCGGCGCGAGCTGTGTCCCGGCGGTCGCCGAGCATCCCAACCTGATCGTGCTGCGCAGCATGTCGAAGGGGTACTGCTGCGGCGGGCTCCGGGTCGGATTCGCCTTCGCCGCACCCGAGTTGACTCAGCGGTTACGCGAGATCGCACCGCCCCTCGGAGCCGGGGGCGCGGGACTCGCCGTCGCCCTCCGTCTCCTTGCGCGGGGTGACGTCTTCGGCGCGCTGCGCACCAGGATCGCCGAGGTGAAGCCGGTCGTGGCCAGGACGCTGCGGCGGACAGGCCTCAAGGTCACCGAAGGGGCCGACTGTCTGCCGTGGGTGACGGTCGAGGGGGAGCGGGACGCGAACCCGGTGTGGGAGAGGCACGGGGTACGGGTGAAGGAGATCGGTGCGGGCGAGGCCGGGTTCGGCGGGAGGCCGGGGGATGCCGTCGGCGTCGGCCGTCGTGACAGCCCGCTGTACAAGATCGCCGTACCCCTCTCCGAAGCCCGTCTGACCGCCTTCCGCGACGCGTTCGCCGATGCCGGGTAG
- a CDS encoding alkaline phosphatase family protein → MVTEVVARDLRAAAKGLCVLAVDGLSLEVAESGFRHASIRPLRSTFPSTSTTAWLTAVTGTDPGVHGAVGMVHRAPGADCVTHLVTGETYAFGSPRTPGNVLPHPGPTLFDRAAESGRPALAIGAELERLTGPWVNALLHGARIVPSPAAVAPLTTDPVGVAERTVREVEAVLAHAFDTPPLIWAYVNLDDHIHRSGYDTRLREALLLLDTAAARWADAGWSVLAHADHGQVEVTPSQSLAEAWARLDAPAHCRMPGGGAGRVRWLHPLSGREETVAAALRDTLGDHALVLTPDELHARGLLSVTPVVRARIGEVVALAASPHFPVPDPSAAWEHGSVSDGETLVPLAAWNPAPEPALP, encoded by the coding sequence GTGGTCACCGAAGTCGTCGCGCGCGACCTGCGCGCCGCCGCCAAGGGGCTGTGTGTCCTGGCGGTCGACGGCCTGTCGCTCGAGGTGGCCGAGTCCGGCTTCCGCCACGCGAGCATCCGGCCACTGCGCTCCACCTTCCCGAGCACGTCGACGACGGCCTGGCTCACCGCGGTCACCGGCACCGATCCCGGTGTCCACGGCGCCGTCGGCATGGTCCACCGCGCGCCCGGAGCCGACTGCGTCACCCACCTCGTCACCGGGGAGACCTACGCCTTCGGCTCGCCCCGCACGCCCGGAAACGTGCTGCCGCACCCGGGACCGACCCTCTTCGACCGCGCGGCCGAGTCGGGCCGGCCCGCCCTCGCGATCGGTGCGGAACTGGAGCGGCTGACCGGTCCGTGGGTGAACGCGTTGCTGCACGGCGCGCGGATCGTGCCCTCACCGGCCGCCGTCGCGCCCCTGACCACCGATCCGGTGGGCGTGGCCGAACGGACCGTCCGCGAGGTCGAGGCCGTCCTCGCGCACGCCTTCGACACCCCGCCCCTGATCTGGGCGTACGTGAACCTCGACGACCACATCCACCGGTCCGGCTACGACACCCGGCTGCGCGAGGCACTGCTCCTGCTCGACACGGCCGCTGCCCGCTGGGCCGACGCCGGCTGGAGCGTCCTCGCCCACGCCGACCACGGCCAGGTGGAGGTGACCCCCAGCCAGAGTCTCGCCGAAGCATGGGCGCGCCTCGACGCCCCCGCACACTGCCGGATGCCCGGCGGCGGCGCCGGCCGCGTCCGCTGGCTCCATCCGCTCTCCGGGCGGGAGGAAACCGTGGCCGCCGCGCTGCGCGACACCCTGGGGGACCACGCCCTCGTCCTCACCCCGGACGAGCTCCACGCACGGGGACTGCTGTCCGTCACGCCCGTCGTCCGCGCGCGCATCGGCGAGGTGGTCGCGCTGGCCGCCTCCCCGCACTTTCCCGTCCCCGACCCCAGTGCCGCCTGGGAGCACGGATCCGTCTCCGACGGCGAGACGCTCGTACCGCTGGCCGCCTGGAACCCCGCACCAGAACCCGCCCTGCCCTGA
- a CDS encoding metallophosphoesterase family protein, with amino-acid sequence MADVDVELHGPANGEGPPRRYGPAARVAVLSDVHANIPAFEAVLAEPDVATADFVVLCGDLTWGPQPQETYERIVALGERVLCVRGNADRYAAQIGTAARTADTPRQAWIAAQHSPEAIAFLDRLPFGVVVEIDGLGPVHFCHGSPRSDHELVTPGTPPERFAELSAAIDARVLVTGHSHLQFDRAVAGLRSVNPGSVGLPYHTGDPGTAYWALLGPDVRLRTTRYDVEDAVARARRVADPDADRYADTLSNAPDPEKIVVEAEKLIFVN; translated from the coding sequence ATGGCCGACGTCGACGTCGAACTGCACGGTCCCGCGAACGGGGAGGGACCGCCACGCCGGTACGGGCCGGCCGCCCGGGTCGCCGTGCTCTCCGATGTGCACGCCAACATCCCCGCCTTCGAGGCGGTGCTCGCCGAACCGGACGTCGCCACGGCCGACTTCGTCGTCCTGTGCGGCGATCTGACGTGGGGGCCGCAGCCGCAGGAGACGTACGAACGGATCGTCGCGCTGGGCGAACGCGTCCTGTGCGTGCGCGGCAACGCCGACCGCTACGCCGCACAGATCGGCACCGCCGCGCGGACCGCCGACACCCCGCGTCAGGCGTGGATCGCCGCACAGCACTCGCCCGAGGCCATCGCCTTCCTCGACCGTCTCCCGTTCGGGGTCGTCGTCGAGATCGACGGGCTCGGACCCGTGCACTTCTGCCACGGTTCGCCGCGCAGTGACCACGAGCTGGTCACACCGGGGACACCGCCGGAGCGGTTCGCGGAGCTGTCCGCGGCCATCGACGCGCGGGTTCTGGTCACCGGACACTCGCACCTCCAGTTCGACCGCGCCGTGGCGGGCCTGCGCAGTGTGAACCCGGGCAGTGTCGGGCTGCCCTACCACACGGGTGACCCGGGCACCGCCTACTGGGCGCTGCTGGGCCCCGATGTCCGGCTCAGGACCACTCGCTACGACGTGGAGGACGCCGTCGCGCGCGCCCGCCGCGTCGCCGACCCGGACGCGGACCGCTACGCGGACACCCTGTCGAACGCGCCCGATCCGGAAAAGATCGTCGTGGAGGCGGAGAAGCTGATCTTCGTCAATTGA
- a CDS encoding nucleoside-diphosphate kinase → MTVHAWLRAPLTHDPERRRTYPDDVYFREMAALLDGWEPDRADRALLLSTFVMFKPDAVVGRRVGPALAFLAGHGFEPLGALTVRVDTRVCRELWRYQINAAPLAVIRAVDMILESGPPCVLVALRDTRGPERTGTTAAERLAELKGSSKNRSADGGSLRGALGCELMCLNFVHAPDDPADLIREVGVLLPGRRAEALSLLAAEVSPRGAAEPASVARELYAVHPAHTLTRPVSTSARPASPGASSRPAPSGTSDRPADPQSLLARVEELAADADGLPLWDRIVIAAEMVEGLPSEGRPLIGPPPGKRPTHPRTVRPAGPPAAAAADR, encoded by the coding sequence ATGACGGTCCACGCGTGGTTGAGGGCTCCCCTCACGCATGATCCCGAAAGACGCCGCACCTATCCCGACGACGTCTATTTCCGGGAAATGGCGGCTTTGCTGGACGGCTGGGAACCGGACAGGGCCGACCGGGCACTGCTCCTGTCGACGTTCGTGATGTTCAAGCCGGACGCCGTCGTCGGCCGCCGTGTCGGACCCGCGCTCGCCTTCCTGGCCGGACACGGATTCGAGCCCCTCGGTGCCCTGACCGTGCGGGTCGACACGCGGGTGTGCCGGGAACTGTGGCGCTACCAGATCAACGCGGCTCCGCTGGCGGTCATCCGGGCCGTGGACATGATTCTCGAGTCCGGACCACCCTGTGTCCTCGTCGCGCTCCGCGACACCCGGGGACCCGAACGCACCGGGACGACCGCGGCGGAACGGCTCGCCGAGCTGAAGGGGTCGTCCAAGAACCGTTCGGCGGACGGAGGTTCACTGCGCGGGGCGCTCGGTTGCGAGCTGATGTGCCTCAACTTCGTGCACGCTCCCGACGATCCGGCCGACCTGATCCGCGAGGTGGGCGTCCTGCTGCCCGGACGGCGGGCGGAGGCGTTGTCCCTGCTGGCCGCCGAGGTGTCGCCGCGCGGCGCAGCCGAACCGGCATCCGTGGCCCGCGAGTTGTACGCAGTCCATCCGGCCCACACCCTCACCCGGCCGGTGTCCACGTCCGCCCGGCCCGCGTCCCCAGGTGCTTCCTCCCGTCCCGCGCCTTCGGGCACGTCGGACCGCCCGGCCGACCCCCAGTCGCTGCTGGCGCGGGTGGAGGAGCTCGCCGCGGACGCGGACGGGCTTCCGCTGTGGGACCGGATCGTGATCGCCGCGGAGATGGTGGAGGGCCTGCCCTCCGAAGGCCGGCCGCTGATCGGGCCGCCTCCCGGCAAGCGCCCCACCCATCCCCGTACGGTCCGCCCCGCCGGACCCCCGGCCGCCGCCGCGGCGGACCGCTGA
- a CDS encoding nucleotidyltransferase family protein codes for MTDAPTGTATDVTVSAATVLALLDAGPMASREAVLRTARDGRHKLAATLLSLWAEDGRTLTEAERAELRLHRERVDHYRRIWSRLRTAAPGASLLKGMTIAGLYPPGVLRAAGDLDVVCPGHEDLWNCARQLTATGWDLAAFTVSPARTGDSVPLHLGAEFRSPAPEPSPDPYAVGLFTAEIVTEVHAPAWQLTRPSRSALAACAVALVAERWERPFRSRDLLDLALLLQHLDDTGVRQLRTDLARTGLWPEWREALRAMARMGWRPAVTLPHTRSAAVRARLLRAARATARWSSPVRAPALVAQAGIEGEGGRIAELASDLAHRGIGARRLLGAGLPLFGVPVDDERTDRLLLHDVGRHLVARTPLGSFLLVSGAARREWLDEAAGGGPAVEEAAGGLAAGGPGVSKAAEEPGT; via the coding sequence TTGACAGACGCACCGACCGGAACGGCGACGGACGTGACGGTGTCCGCCGCGACCGTCCTCGCCCTCCTCGACGCGGGGCCCATGGCGTCGCGAGAGGCCGTGTTACGAACCGCACGCGACGGCCGCCACAAACTCGCCGCGACGCTCCTGAGCCTGTGGGCCGAGGACGGTCGGACGCTCACCGAGGCGGAGAGGGCCGAACTGCGCCTGCACCGGGAACGCGTCGACCACTACCGCCGGATCTGGTCACGGTTGCGGACGGCGGCGCCCGGCGCCTCCCTGCTCAAGGGAATGACCATCGCCGGCCTCTACCCGCCCGGAGTGCTCCGCGCGGCCGGCGATCTCGACGTCGTCTGCCCCGGCCACGAGGATCTGTGGAACTGCGCCCGGCAGCTGACCGCGACGGGCTGGGACCTGGCCGCCTTCACCGTCAGCCCCGCGAGAACCGGCGACAGCGTGCCCCTGCATCTGGGAGCCGAGTTCCGCAGTCCGGCACCCGAACCGTCCCCCGACCCCTACGCCGTCGGCCTGTTCACCGCGGAGATCGTGACCGAGGTGCACGCCCCGGCCTGGCAGCTGACCCGCCCCTCCCGCTCCGCGCTGGCCGCCTGTGCTGTCGCGCTGGTGGCGGAACGCTGGGAGCGCCCCTTCCGCAGCCGTGACCTGCTCGACCTGGCGCTGCTGCTCCAGCACCTCGACGACACGGGCGTACGGCAGTTGCGTACCGACCTCGCCAGGACCGGTCTGTGGCCGGAGTGGCGGGAAGCCCTGCGCGCCATGGCCCGGATGGGCTGGCGGCCCGCCGTGACGCTGCCGCACACCCGGAGCGCCGCGGTACGCGCCCGGCTGCTGCGGGCGGCCCGCGCGACGGCACGCTGGAGCAGCCCGGTCCGCGCGCCCGCGCTGGTCGCCCAGGCGGGCATCGAGGGCGAGGGCGGCCGTATCGCGGAACTCGCCTCCGACCTCGCCCACCGCGGCATCGGCGCCCGGCGGCTGCTCGGCGCGGGGCTGCCGCTGTTCGGCGTACCCGTGGACGACGAGCGGACCGACCGGCTGCTCCTGCACGACGTGGGGCGTCATCTCGTCGCACGGACCCCGCTGGGCTCGTTCCTGCTGGTGTCCGGCGCCGCCCGGCGGGAGTGGCTCGACGAGGCGGCGGGTGGTGGCCCGGCCGTCGAGGAGGCCGCCGGCGGCCTGGCCGCCGGGGGGCCCGGCGTCAGCAAGGCTGCCGAGGAGCCCGGCACGTGA
- a CDS encoding ABC transporter ATP-binding protein, with protein sequence MADSGNGGGGVARPGNGEPAVETSGLRREYRTRRGPAVVALDDVSVSVEQGEVHGLLGPNGAGKSTLMKILSTVLLPTSGTGRVLGHDLATEHRRIRPLLGIVFGGERGLYPRLTARQNLRYWAALYGLTSRDGSARTDALLDELGLADRADDRVETYSVGMRQRLHLARGIIGDPRVLLLDEPTNGLDPLAARQLRELIRRLAGEGRTVLLATHDLAEAEVLCDRVTMINHGRVVAAEAPRTLARLVSHRERVRVRAEEPLLDLVRALPGILGTEPADDGTTLVTVEDKEAVGRVLAFVVERGVTEVRTELPGLEEVYLQLVHRGETRSVVNR encoded by the coding sequence ATGGCGGACAGCGGAAACGGCGGAGGTGGCGTCGCCCGTCCGGGCAACGGCGAACCGGCCGTCGAGACAAGCGGGTTGCGACGGGAGTACCGCACACGGCGCGGCCCGGCGGTCGTCGCGCTCGACGACGTGTCGGTCAGCGTGGAGCAGGGCGAGGTGCACGGGCTGCTCGGTCCGAACGGCGCGGGCAAGAGCACCCTGATGAAGATCCTGTCCACGGTACTGCTGCCGACCTCGGGAACCGGCCGGGTGCTCGGCCACGACCTGGCGACCGAACACCGTCGGATCCGGCCCCTGCTCGGCATCGTCTTCGGCGGCGAACGCGGGCTCTACCCCCGCCTGACAGCACGTCAGAACCTGCGCTACTGGGCCGCCTTGTACGGTCTGACCAGCCGGGACGGCAGCGCCCGTACCGACGCGCTGCTCGACGAGCTAGGGCTCGCCGACCGCGCCGACGACCGGGTGGAGACCTACTCCGTCGGCATGCGCCAACGTCTGCACCTCGCTCGCGGCATCATCGGCGACCCCCGCGTCCTGCTGCTCGACGAGCCGACCAACGGCCTGGACCCGCTGGCCGCACGGCAGTTGCGCGAACTGATCCGGCGGCTGGCCGGCGAGGGGCGCACCGTGCTGCTCGCCACGCACGACCTGGCCGAGGCCGAAGTGCTCTGCGACCGCGTCACCATGATCAACCACGGGCGGGTGGTCGCCGCGGAGGCACCCAGGACCCTCGCCCGGCTCGTCTCACACCGGGAACGTGTCCGCGTCCGCGCCGAGGAACCCCTGCTGGACCTGGTGCGCGCACTCCCGGGAATCCTCGGCACGGAACCCGCCGACGACGGGACCACGCTCGTCACGGTGGAGGACAAGGAAGCCGTGGGCCGCGTGCTCGCCTTCGTCGTCGAGCGGGGTGTGACCGAGGTCCGCACCGAACTGCCCGGCCTCGAGGAGGTCTACCTGCAACTCGTACACCGTGGCGAGACGCGCAGCGTGGTGAACCGGTGA